CGTACACGCTTCTCACGTCGACGGAGTAGACCCCCGCGCCTCCTCGCTCGTTTTGCAGGTCGATTTGTAGAACGCGGTCGTCCTTGCGGTTGCTCAGGTAGCTCTGCCTGGacttgttcttcttcctcagtTTCGCTTCGCGCATGGTGAGGGGAGCGTCGTGGCCAGCAGCGGTATGGTCAGCAGCGGTATGGTCAGCAACGTCGTGGCCAGCAACGGTGTGATCAGCGACAGTGTTGCCATCCGCTTTGTTACCCTCGCCTGTAGGCACTGCAGCTACGCCTTctactgcttccccccccttggcgGCCCTCTCTCGCATCTCTCGTTCCCTCCTCTCCTGGCGTTCCCGGATGACAGATTCCGGAATGAAAGGCGCACGCTCCTGGTTGACTCTGCGCTCACCCAACTTAACTTTGAGTAAATTTTCTCGATCCAGCTGGAACTCTGCAGCCTGTTCACTTTTAAGCATATCACAAGCAACCCCTTTTGCTTGCTCCACACCAACCCCAGTGAGTGTACtgaaggaacaaaatttcaCAGGAACCTGAGAGTCatcgataatttttttaatgagcATTTTATTATCAACTGAGAGACCatctaaatttattttatcaattttgttaaaccCAATTACGACTGACTTGTTCCGAAAGAGAGTCCTAATAGAGTGAAAAAGATTGACCTGTTCCTTAATGGACATTCCACACTCTTCACTAATAtcgataagaaaaaaaataactccgTTAATGTGAGCTAGTGCAGTAATGGTAGTCATTTCTATGGTATTCCTATTCTCTAGAGATCGATCCAGTAAACCTGGTGTATCAATAATTTGAAATCTATTCAAATTATGATCAAAATGACCTACATATAAATTGGTAGTTGTGAAGGAATATGGTTGTACCTCTACATTGGCTCGAGAAACGATATTAATAAAAGAAGACTTTCCTACATTGGGTGCACCAGCTAATAATATGGTTTTCTTATGAGGGTTAATAGATGGGAGCCGGGCTAAGTTCTGTCTTACTTCTTCCAAGTATACTAAACTGGGTTGTAatttcttcaccattttacACATACGTCCTAATGCACTGATTTTTAgcattttgcatttataCAGAGATGAACTAAatttcaataattttatataatcctGACAAATACGCTTTACCGACTTTACTGCATAACTACATTGTCCCAGTGCCAACTTGTAGTGATCCCTATCGTATAGGATATTAGCCAAATCCGAGTAGAAGGGATGGATATCATCCAACTTTGGGAAATCATTTATTgttgtttgtattttttctcggAAGAGCTCCTGACATATTTTAACCTTTCTCATGTAGAAATTTCTGATTCTGGTAATTTTGAATCCTTTGTGGATTTCTGTTGGTGTTTTCCTTTGCGTCCTGGAGAGTACCACGTCCACCAGCTCCTTCGCGTTCACCACCGGCTTGATGTCCTTGAATCGGTACAGGCTGgattccttcattttggcgGCAGTTACGCGGTGGCCGCGGGGAATACAAAAAGgtcaaaaaataatgcagCAGTTAGGCAAAGCTCCAACCGGAGATGGGGGCCTTCCTCCCTTTCCCGAGTTGCGAGCAGAAGCGCCACAGATGTAAACAAGTGGAACGGCTTGGTTAGCGGTTTGGTTAGCGGTTTGGTTAGCGGTTTGGTTAGCGGTTTGGTTAGCGGTTTGGTTAGCAGTTTGGTTAGCAGTTTGCTCAACGGTTTGATTAGCAGTTTGCTCAACGGTTTGATTAGCAGTTTGCTCAACGGTTTGCTTAGCGGTTTCCCTAACGGTTCGCTTAACGGTTTCCCTAACGGTTCGCTTAACGTCTGGCTTAACCGCTGGAGTGATCGATCATTAGGGCATGCTCATCCTTTTCTCAGATTGCGTGAAAAGcgtaaaagaaaagaaaaagtgaagttGCCTTTCTCCACTGCAAAGTGGGgagaattaaaaagaagaagagaaaaaaaaaaaaaaaaaaaaaaaagggaagatggAGATGGAGAGGGAGgaattacatatatgtatatcccGACGGGAATGCCGCTCTTGAGGCGCCCACGTGTACGCACGTGGATATGAACTGAACGGACGAACTGCACAAGTACATGCGTAAAAATAATCGTTCGCGCAACTTGCCGCGTTCTTCTGCTGGGGGTTCCCCGAATGGCATGCAAAATTACAATATATGTGcctttgggggggaagcaacgATGGTGGGCGGCTCAGAGGGGCTCATCACAGCAGGAACGGGTTGGCGagaatgatgaaaaaagttAAGCGGCggaggaagggaaaaaaagaagaaaaagaagaggaaaaagaagaaaaaaaaagagaagggaTGCTTTTTTCTACCCCAAAAGTGATGGTGACTCATGTTTGGTgttatttcccccttctaCGTAAGCCGCCAAACGATGGGTGGAGGAGGGCGCTTCTTTTGCCGCGTCGAGGCGGGATCGAATTCGCGATGTAGGCGGCCCCCTCAAGAGAAAGCCAGCACGTGTCGCGTCACGTACATAAGCGTAGTTTGTAGTCACCACGtatgcacgttttttttttttttttttatttttatttatttttttttttttactcctccCCGTTGCATGCAGATTGCGCCGCTTGCCTACTCGTGGGGAACGACGGATACAATTTGAAGTGGATACAGTGAGAGCCCCGGGTGGCACGCAATTGTCAGGAAGAGCGGCTGGAGAACTGCGGGCGAGCTGCAGCCCGTTGAGGCAGCTTTTTGTTTCCGCTTCTGTTTCTGTTtctgtttttgtttccctttctgTTTCTGCTTCCGTTTCcgtttctgctttttttttttttccccaccgtGGAGAAGCATTCGgagtggaaaataaaaagaagcgcGTGAAAGAAGGGCGAAAATtgaagaagcaaacgaaCTAAATGCGATAAACCGAGCGCAACACAGTTAATGAACAACTGAACCAATTGCGCAAACTTACCCATAATTGAAAAACGGCGGCCACAACTGGGCgcgaaaaaatatagaagaaGGACAAACCCAGCTTACCAACCAAATCAGCCATTTTTGCAACTGTGCAATTCTTCAGAAAAGCGCATGTTTGGGGGGGATCCTCCACTTTTGGGGAAAGAACATCCCACGAGGAGCTATGCATATGTGAGGAGGACGGGCAAcccttcgaaaaaaaaaaaaaaaaaacttaaccCGCGAAAGTGTGGTAAACTACATACACGTTGctgagctttttttttttttttttttttttttttctacatttttgaacGAGCATATTTCACCGCCACCGTTACGACACGGTTGAAAGGATAGTATCGCGAGGAATGTcccttccttccccccctcttgccatttttttgctaactGCGTTTCCTCGCATGAGGCATGTTGGCGAAGGaaacgaggaggaagactaAGCCGTTAGAAGGGCACAAACAGGGGGAGGAGTTCTCCTTCGTAGCTACCCGTTTGGGACCATCCCATTTGTggttgctccttttttattactcctttttgattactccttttttatgactccttttttatgactcCTTTTTGATTACTCCCTTTTTATTACCCCTTCTTTATTACTCCTTTTTGATTACTTTTTACCGCGCGTATCCCCAACCCGTGCTACGCAGGCGAATGAACCTCCCCCTTTCTTCGCCCCCACTGCCCCCTTTCATGTCGCTCCGTGGTACCTTCACCTCCGAAGGGAGACACGCACGGCCGAAAGTGGGGCtggggaaagggggggaagcaaagcCTGCCTTGGGTAATGCCGACCCGCGTCAGCACCCGCTTGCGTAGCTGCCTACCTGTGTAGCAACCCGCGTACGTAGCAACCCGCGTACGTAGCAACCTGCTCACGTAGCAACCCGCTTACGTAGCAACCCGCTCACGTAGCAAACCGCTCACGTAGCAAACCGCTCACGTAGCTACCCCCCTGTGCACGTGCGCACCTCGAAAAACGCTGCTGCcgcatgggaaaaaaaacaactgcTGATGATATGAAGAtagagaggaagaagcgaaaatgAGGATCTGCCACTTTTCCTTCGTTCGACTTCTCCTTTTGCAGATCCTCCTGGTGCAGCGGCTCCCTGTgcagaagcagcagcagaGTTCCATCCCAGCGCGGAAGCATCCTGAAGAAGAATGGGGTCACCCCAAGAATGCCTTCGCCCACATGGCGAACCAAATGAAAGGGACGTGTGACTTTTCGAGAGCACCCCTAAGTGTTTCCATCAGTGAGAATGAGATAGTGGCCTTGCTGGGTGGGGCGGAGGTCCAGGGAGGTGTTACCCCTCTCGGTGATGCCCCCCTCAGTGATGACCGCCTCAATGATGACCGCCCCATTGGCAGTCGCGATGAAAAAGTGCAACACTGTGTGCAGTTCACGAAAGGATTCGACGTGCTGACATTCGTGTGCCCTAAGAGAAATAACGAAGACTACATGGGAGTGGAAATCAGACCTCTGCACTGCTTCGAGACAGTCCGGATGTCAAACgggaataacaaaaaattaacggATGT
The window above is part of the Plasmodium cynomolgi strain B DNA, chromosome 11, whole genome shotgun sequence genome. Proteins encoded here:
- a CDS encoding nucleolar GTP-binding protein 1 (putative) → MKESSLYRFKDIKPVVNAKELVDVVLSRTQRKTPTEIHKGFKITRIRNFYMRKVKICQELFREKIQTTINDFPKLDDIHPFYSDLANILYDRDHYKLALGQCSYAVKSVKRICQDYIKLLKFSSSLYKCKMLKISALGRMCKMVKKLQPSLVYLEEVRQNLARLPSINPHKKTILLAGAPNVGKSSFINIVSRANVEVQPYSFTTTNLYVGHFDHNLNRFQIIDTPGLLDRSLENRNTIEMTTITALAHINGVIFFLIDISEECGMSIKEQVNLFHSIRTLFRNKSVVIGFNKIDKINLDGLSVDNKMLIKKIIDDSQVPVKFCSFSTLTGVGVEQAKGVACDMLKSEQAAEFQLDRENLLKVKLGERRVNQERAPFIPESVIRERQERREREMRERAAKGGEAVEGVAAVPTGEGNKADGNTVADHTVAGHDVADHTAADHTAAGHDAPLTMREAKLRKKNKSRQSYLSNRKDDRVLQIDLQNERGGAGVYSVDVRSVYDIKEEHKYDVIPEIYNGKNISDFVDLDIEQKLLELEKEEQEMFDQDAEIDPMWFKTKRILERMALRLKGLKLNAKLNEEKQPLYHKKNKTIDEMGKKLDALKLDKEKILKSMTERARRKGTLNGADRNDGSSKGSAKSLLNAKKVKKDISKKKQIKDNVYGDPTKKSKIFQSTSTELQRKKAYKLNKAAYRKIEKGTKGEADRSIPAKKPRHLFSGKRSIAPIGGEVFPRTFTPPFVTAFALTFTLTFTLTFALIFALTFTLTSTLTFMPTCGGNPSVPSGEPLPLRGSTVVCLNSHATEAPNEGPPFSRPLWSPRLGVQFELYLKKKQKGLKWHSHGVCVCKV